In a genomic window of Candidatus Methylomirabilota bacterium:
- a CDS encoding BrnT family toxin: MEFEWDREKAKKNDRKHKVSFDEAMTVFYDLLSATFDDPDHSVGEQRLITVGYSSHGRLLVVSHTERDRAVRIISARLATTQERKRHESQSKKN, encoded by the coding sequence ATGGAATTCGAATGGGATAGAGAAAAAGCAAAAAAGAATGACAGAAAACACAAGGTGTCATTTGATGAAGCCATGACTGTATTTTATGATCTGTTATCGGCAACTTTTGATGATCCAGACCATTCGGTCGGCGAGCAAAGATTAATAACCGTGGGTTACTCTTCTCATGGGCGTTTGCTTGTGGTCTCACATACGGAGAGGGACAGAGCTGTACGAATTATCAGTGCTCGTCTTGCAACCACTCAAGAAAGGAAACGACATGAAAGTCAAAGCAAAAAAAATTAG
- a CDS encoding RNB domain-containing ribonuclease: MSHTGQGHRHDLQAIARRVMLARGLLPDFSPAVVRELSGLTPPATEPTQAIRDLRSLLWCSIDNDDSRDLDQLTVAEPIGGGVVKILVAVADVDALVPKGSATDGHAQHNTTSVYTAAEIFPMLPLTLSTDLTSLNEDEERLAIVIEMVVNSDGSLGNSDIYRAWVVNHAKLAYHSVAAWLDSRGSAPGRVATVAGLDEQLRIQDRVAQTLRTVRHVHGALSLETIEPRAVFEDDVLTDLRVEEKNRAQELIEDLMIGANRVTARFLEARGLPSLRRILRSPDRWQRIVELAGHLHARLPPEPDAAALEAFLSTRRQADPMRFPDLSLAVVKLIGRGEYVVEGPGQTSPGHFGLAVQAYMHSTAPNRRFPDLLTQRLLKAALAQHVVPYSLEELGALAQHCTEQEDHANKVERQVRKSAAALLLESKIGQRFDAIVTGASKKGTWVRIIHPSAEGKVVQGFEGLDVGDRVRVELLDTNIEQGFIDFARV, encoded by the coding sequence ATGAGTCACACCGGACAAGGACATCGCCACGATCTCCAGGCGATTGCGCGCCGCGTGATGCTGGCGCGTGGGCTACTCCCGGATTTTTCACCCGCGGTCGTCCGGGAACTCAGTGGACTTACACCCCCGGCGACCGAGCCTACCCAGGCCATCCGTGATCTGCGAAGCCTGCTCTGGTGCTCGATCGATAATGACGACTCCCGTGACCTCGATCAGCTCACGGTCGCAGAGCCCATCGGCGGAGGGGTCGTGAAGATCCTGGTGGCGGTCGCTGACGTCGACGCGCTGGTTCCCAAGGGCTCCGCCACCGATGGGCACGCTCAGCACAACACCACGTCGGTCTATACAGCGGCCGAGATCTTCCCGATGCTTCCCCTGACCCTTTCCACCGATCTGACGTCGCTGAACGAGGATGAGGAGCGGCTGGCCATCGTGATCGAGATGGTGGTCAACTCGGACGGCTCGCTCGGCAATTCGGATATCTATCGCGCCTGGGTCGTCAACCACGCGAAGCTCGCCTATCACAGCGTGGCCGCCTGGCTCGACAGCAGGGGCTCCGCCCCTGGGCGAGTGGCCACCGTGGCCGGGCTCGACGAACAGCTCCGTATTCAGGATCGGGTGGCTCAGACACTCCGGACCGTGCGGCACGTACACGGCGCACTCAGCCTGGAAACGATCGAGCCGCGCGCCGTGTTTGAGGACGACGTACTGACTGATCTGCGCGTAGAGGAGAAGAACCGGGCTCAGGAACTGATCGAGGATCTTATGATCGGGGCAAATCGTGTCACGGCCCGGTTTCTCGAGGCGCGTGGCCTGCCGTCACTGCGCCGGATCTTGCGCTCGCCGGATCGATGGCAGCGAATCGTGGAGCTGGCGGGCCACCTGCACGCGCGGCTCCCACCCGAGCCGGACGCCGCCGCTCTAGAGGCGTTCCTGTCGACGCGGCGTCAGGCGGACCCAATGCGGTTTCCCGATCTCTCGCTGGCCGTCGTCAAGCTGATCGGACGGGGCGAGTATGTGGTGGAGGGTCCCGGCCAGACGTCTCCGGGCCACTTCGGCTTGGCGGTCCAGGCCTACATGCACTCTACGGCCCCGAACCGACGCTTCCCGGATCTGCTCACGCAGCGGCTGCTCAAAGCCGCGCTGGCTCAACATGTGGTCCCGTACAGCCTTGAGGAACTCGGCGCGCTCGCGCAACACTGTACCGAGCAGGAAGACCATGCGAACAAGGTCGAGCGGCAGGTCCGAAAATCGGCGGCCGCGCTGCTCCTTGAATCGAAGATCGGGCAGCGCTTCGACGCCATCGTCACCGGCGCATCCAAGAAAGGGACCTGGGTACGTATCATTCACCCCTCCGCAGAGGGCAAGGTTGTCCAGGGATTCGAGGGGCTTGACGTCGGCGATCGCGTCCGCGTCGAACTCCTCGATACCAATATAGAGCAAGGGTTCATCGATTTCGCGCGGGTGTAA